The Schistocerca piceifrons isolate TAMUIC-IGC-003096 chromosome 5, iqSchPice1.1, whole genome shotgun sequence DNA segment AGCTCCTTCCCTTTATGGCTGGTGGTGACAGCTAGAGGCGTGAAGGTACtgctctgtgtgcattttctttcgaCAGACACTGTATCCAAAATTTCTGTCTGGTTTTCTCCATAtcgaaacatccaagaatggtaactAACGATTTTCCTCCACATCCATGGTGAACTCAATTTGATTGTGGATAGAGTGCAGGCGTTGCAAGAAAACTTGAAGCTAATGTTTCCCATGAAGTCAAATGAtgaatgtatcatcaacatatctataAAAGACTGTCAGTTTGAATTGTGCTGAGCCTAGCGCCTTGTGATCAATATCTTCCATGTACATATTGGCCACCACATGTGACAGTGGACTACCCATAGGCATGCCATCAGTCTGTTCATAGAAATATCCACCAAAAAGGAAATATGAGGACATAAGAACAAAACTGAAAAGTCTGGTGAATGAGGGCCCAAATATCGTTTCAATAAGTCCCAGCGACTCCTTGAGTGGATCTCTTGTGAAAAGTGACACAACGTTGAGCCTGACCATTAGAGCCATGCTGGCTAATCTGACTTTCTATGGATATTCCACAAACTAAGCCGAGTTCTTGATGTGGTTGCTCACGTTTGCTGACCAACAGATTCTAACGCCAAATGTTTTGTAAGCTGGTACATTGGTGCTCCTATTGTACTCACTATTGATCTCGAAGGTGTGCTCTCTTTGTGTACTTTTGGAAGCCTGTAGAGCCTAAGTGGCACAGAGAAAACTGGATGGAACACTGGCGTGCGGCGTCTATCAGAAGAAAACCCACATGGACCAGTGCCTTCACACCTCTAGCTGACATCTTCCATCACAAAGGGAAGGAGTGCTAAACACACTGGTTCACAGAGCTCGTATTATCTCTGACAAAGAAAGGATATAACTAACTGGCCCACCTCAGAAACGTGTTCCAGAAAAATGGCAGTAACGACCACCAAATTCGGTTGCCTTCAAGCAAATGACCACACCACAGCCAACACCGAAAGAGGACCAACCAGTAGGCTGCATTCCATACACAGGAAACGTATCTTGAAAAATAGGTAGACGTTTATAACGAGGAAATACCACATGTGAGTACCACCCGCCGGCAAACACCAAATATCCCTTTTAGGGATAGTAAAAGACGACATGAGACTCCAGAACTCTGTAGTGTGTTACATATCAAGCAAGTGCGGGAATGCATACATCAAAAAACCATACACACAATTTAAAAAAGATGTAAAGAACACAAACGACATGCCAATCTCCAGCAGCTCACAGAATCAGTAGCTGCTGAAAATTCACTTGAAACCAACCATGCAATGAAATACGAAGATACATAAACTCTGCACAACACACTCCCCTATTGAGACTGTGTGTACAAGGAGGCTATCTAAATCCGACTACATGAGAAACTCAGCAATAAGGGCAATGGATTTCAGCTTAGTCGAATGTGGGCTCAGGCAGTGAAAATTCTCCAAAGGCAGGGTAATTGAATACTGAGCATGGCAAAGGTAGAAAGCAGACCGAGGACCGTCATCTCTACGTCCAGCACATCATGTGGTCCATACATGGGGTCAGTGAAGGACAAAGATGACCAGTATATATATCGCACCCACTGGTTCAGGACAGCATCAGCTAGAGTAACCTGGTGGTGGATGACACGTTACGCCAtcgaaaattcgttctacaacGATCAGTCAATCTGGCTGCATGTCCAAGAGACTTTCAAGCAGCGTATTCGCCGTGAAAAGCTACGAACACACATTAGTTTCCTCTATGGGGAGGGAAGCTTGATAAAATCTGAAACGAGAAACAACGCCTTCTGACTGCACTTGCCATTTTGAAAGGTGTCATGATATCCGCATTGTGCCAGTCTTTTGCAAGATCGTACATCATATCCAGACACAAGCACTGAACCAAATTACTAGAGGAGCCAGCCTGGCTCTAGTGCATGGACTGATCAGAGAAACACGCAGCATGCTTGACTCCATAGGATACAAACCCCTTGCCCTGTATCTAGAACTGGCGTCCTTGTTTGTCCCCATTTCTTGGGAGGGGTTTGCACGTTCATAATGGATGCAAGCAGCATGGGCACAATGAAATGCATCTATGAAACCGTCTTCAAAGCTTAACCGACTAGCATCAAAACAGCCAAATAAAGAGGCTAGGTGAACATTATGAATCTTACAGGGAAATACCTGCCGCAGAAATCATCAGCAGAGTAGAACAAGTTGCCTCCACCCTACCACCTTATACGGTGCAAGAGATACAGCGGAAAACGTGCTGTACTCTCTCCAGTCCGCGCCGCTGACGCATAACATCTCCAGATGGGAAACACCCACGCTGCGTTCTCTGTGCGACAATCATGACATTGTCGTCCTCCCAGTGGGTAAGGGGAACATAATCGTCTTACCAAAAGTCGCAGAATACGAAGAGAAAATGTACAAGTTCCTAGATAACGCAACTTACAAGACGATGGCGACGGATGCAGTGCAAGGAGACTGAACTTCTCCGTAGTACTTATACAGAAGGGACGCTAATTGCTGCCAGACCACCTAGGCTTTACTGGCTGCCAAAGGTATACAAAGGGCTCTCACCTCTAAGATCAAGAATGAGTTTAGTTCGAGCACCAACATACCAGATTGCGAAACATTCGACGTTAGTTTTGAGTCCTTTTGTTGGTAAATGTGAGCACCACACCAAGAACTCGGCTCAGTTCACGAAAACTCAGATTATTCAGCTCAGATCTCATGGTCAGTTTTGACGTTGTGTCACTTTTCACGAGAGCCCAAGTAGAGGAATTTCTGGAACCGTTGCAAAGGGCCCTCATTCATTGAAAGGACCCTCACTTATCAAACTTTTAAATTTTGTGCTCACatccacatattttctttttgaCGGACATTACTATGAACTGATTGATGGTGTGGCTATGGGTATTTAGTTCCCTGTCACCTGTGAAGGCCAGCATATAAATGGAAGGCTTTGAGGACAAGGCACTACGCTCAGCACGATAATACTGACAGTCTTTTACAGATATGATGATGATACGTTCGTCATTTGGCTTCATGGAAAGATGAGCTTCAAGTTTTCTTGCAACACATGAACTCTATCCACATCCAAACTGAGTTCACCATAGAAGTGGAGCCAAACAGACAGCTGCCATTCgtgaatgttttttttattattatttttttacggAGAAAGCAGATGGAgcactgggacacagcgtgtatcggaagAAAACTCACGCAGATCAGTATCTACATGCCTCTAGCTATCATCACTTGTCGCAAAGGGAAGGAGTGCTAAATACGCTTGCCCACAGAGCTCATACCATCTGCGACGAAGAAAGGGTCTTTTTCCAAAAAACAGCTACAGCAACAGCCAAATTCTACTTGCCTTCAAGCAAAAGACCACACCATAGTCAACACCCGATGAAGACTAAGTATTGTGAGCTCACTTTTTCTAAAAATTGGCAGGTTCACATTTTCAAAGAAAGTAAGGACATCAATAGCTTCTAAAACTGCAGTGAGTATATCAGTTGAGGATATAATACGCTGCTCCTTTAATTCGCCTGCAAAAATGGCAAAAGAGAGTTTTAGCGCCTCGAACGATAACGAAAGTCGATAAGCGGCCTCTGACGTCTTCGATACAGCGTGTAACGTTATAATGACGTTTACCTGTGTGCAGACAGTCAGACTTCAGTCGAGTCGACGGTGAGACACTGTTTGTGATTGTATTTGTGGGTGTCAATGTTTTCGACAGAAATGTTTAAGAAGAAACCAAACATTCCTCCACGACCATCTCCCCCAGGAATATCTCAGTTATTAGCAGATCTAGATAACACGGATAGTGATGACATTGTTTTCCAGAGAAATAAACTTGCTTTAGGTAACGAATTTCATGATATATTCTGTTTGGCGTCTTGCAGTGTGAAACCAAGTTTCATCAGCTGCGagcaatatattttattattttgattaCGTGTGCTTAGATCGTAGGAAGAAGGTAGACGTTCCTTTCAAAATAACATTTTCATTTCCGCAGAAAATTTGCTGAATGAAATTGAAAACAGTGAAGAAGACAGCGGTGCTGGCGATGATGAAAATGACCCAGAAAAATTGTATCTGCGggtgaaaaattttgtggaaacaAATAATATACTGCACGAATACGTGAAAACATTGGAGCAACAAAATGACAACCTTCAAATCTGTGACGCTGAATTGAAACGAATAGCGGAAGAGATCCGGAAACAGGCGCAACAAGCGCTAAAGTGAACTTGGAATACCGCACTTGTAATAAAAGGAAGACAGCGTCTTTGATCTGGAATTAATAGCCCGTTTTCCTGACGCATAGTGAATGTTTGCACTTATTATTGCCATGTATTTTAGCTGTTCAGTGAGCGGCGATGTGCCATTTCTTGTGCACCTAATGTAAAATTTTAACTGGTGTgactttgttttaaattatttgattTCTCTTGTGTTTATGTTGCTGTATCATCCTGTTGCGTTTCAATAACTGAGTTGTATTTGAAAATATTCATGAGAGATAAATATTTGGGTACAGTACCGTAATTGAAATGTAATATgcaactgtatataatttgtttccaGTACTAGTTGCTTTGAAGGTTGGGTACAGTATCTCATAGAGCCAATCTGAGGCGCCAATGTAATTAAAAgaatagctgctactcaccacatagtggagatgctgagtcgaagaaaggcacaacaaaaacactatcAAACAGCTAGCTTTCAGACAGCAAGGCCTTTGTCTAAATTACACAAaatgcacacactcacacaaatgcaacccACATGCATATGATTACAGTCTCTAGCAAGTGGTTATGTGTGTAAGAGTTGCATTCGCTTGAGTGTGTGCATATGTGTATGTTTAATTTTGAcagaggccttgttggctgaaagcttattgtgtggcgtctttttttgtgtgtgacttctgtcactcagcatctctgctatatggtgagtagcaactatccttcttttcattatattattacattccatcctggttttCCAATGTTCAATCTGAGGTACTTGAGACAATAGTCAAACTGTTGTTGCACAGGACATTAGGTAGAAATACTTTTGTGAATTGCTTCAGGACAGTGTGACCCCCTAGTTCTTAGTTTACCAGTCACTTCACATCACAATGAACAGAATCCAGTATGTGGAGCCTTTGGCAACATTTAACAAAGAGTTGTGATATTTGTGTCCTTTGCTTGCAAATTGCATTGCAGGAAGCTTTATCTTTTTGTTGTATTTGAAAACTTCATTTACAGAAGATAGTAGTGTACATATTTTTCCCAGCAATAATCTATGTTGCcatatatttaaaaatgtgtttgtaaaCCAGATAACATATTCCACATTGTAGATATTGTAAAATTGATTGCTGGAAGATGCAAATTGCATATTAACCAGACACATTGATTCTCAGTAAATAGTTTTGAACACCCACATTTGGTACTTACATACTACCATACTTTTCACATTGTCCATTAATTCTGTAtgttaagaaagaaaataaagatcGTTAGAAATTTTTTGTTTTCAACAGCCGAAGCTAGTGAAACATTTCATGTGACATCTCAGTTACCTCTTGCTGAATTTAGTAGATGAACATAATGAGATAGAATGAAAAACT contains these protein-coding regions:
- the LOC124798405 gene encoding UPF0449 protein C19orf25 homolog; translated protein: MFSTEMFKKKPNIPPRPSPPGISQLLADLDNTDSDDIVFQRNKLALENLLNEIENSEEDSGAGDDENDPEKLYLRVKNFVETNNILHEYVKTLEQQNDNLQICDAELKRIAEEIRKQAQQALK